A genomic stretch from Thermomonospora umbrina includes:
- a CDS encoding TetR/AcrR family transcriptional regulator, with the protein MAISETPRVRHGVDAEAADGPGRTKRIGYRRLPSDQRRDEIIEAAIVTFSENNDASLGDVAATAGISRTSVYRFFETRQELLAAAFRAAGDQLLDYVRDAPMGPPSQALGIRLHRFFDYIEDHETTFIGIVRWTSPLANDEIREIADAVRGELCRMTYDVLEVDEPTPMLELTVRAWVAGVESVALEWLETRGDISRQVVETLLSMHLGSTLLNAAALDPVVADRIEWWLEREPADGAMGYFLRALAGMFTLKITANVARLLAYSEPPSEG; encoded by the coding sequence ATGGCCATCTCCGAAACGCCCCGCGTCCGCCATGGAGTGGACGCGGAGGCCGCCGACGGGCCGGGCAGAACCAAGCGGATCGGTTACCGGCGGCTGCCGTCCGACCAGCGCCGTGACGAGATCATCGAAGCGGCGATCGTCACCTTCAGCGAGAACAACGACGCCTCGCTGGGTGACGTCGCCGCGACCGCGGGGATCTCCCGCACCTCCGTGTACCGCTTCTTCGAGACCCGGCAGGAGCTGCTGGCCGCGGCCTTCCGCGCCGCCGGGGACCAACTCCTCGACTACGTCCGCGACGCGCCGATGGGGCCGCCGTCCCAGGCGCTGGGGATCCGGCTGCACCGGTTCTTCGACTACATCGAGGACCACGAGACGACCTTCATCGGCATCGTCCGGTGGACCTCGCCGCTGGCCAACGACGAGATCCGCGAGATCGCCGACGCCGTCCGCGGCGAGCTGTGCCGCATGACGTACGACGTGCTCGAGGTGGACGAGCCCACCCCGATGCTGGAGCTCACCGTACGGGCCTGGGTCGCCGGCGTCGAGAGCGTCGCCCTGGAATGGCTGGAGACCCGGGGGGACATCTCCCGCCAGGTCGTGGAGACCCTGCTGTCGATGCACCTGGGCTCCACCCTCCTCAACGCCGCCGCCCTCGACCCGGTGGTGGCCGACCGGATCGAGTGGTGGCTGGAACGCGAGCCCGCCGACGGCGCCATGGGGTACTTCCTCCGTGCCCTGGCCGGGATGTTCACCTTGAAGATCACCGCCAACGTGGCCCGGCTGCTGGCCTACAGCGAGCCGCCGTCCGAGGGCTGA
- a CDS encoding helix-turn-helix domain-containing protein, which translates to MVVPHLDVHAFAAIPSRLARDLRPHVGRAVEGVLGAQTEDEPAGVSGHGTVREVVEQALRHFYDLVEDPRPVVWERVAGHYAELGRRLADDPPSVDRMHQLMFRSARALWHTLDALVTVDFDETMLGLIAEAQFGFIEACSTALSQGYRSQQPEDPELRRQRRRKLLELLTADQRPEESVVGELAKQAGWPLPKAAAVAVLRPRDGYDMAQSLMVPEEMLVGSANGPFLLIPDPDGPGRDRLLRPLLRDWIVAVGPTMSPMRAAESLRWAKDAMTLAIRGVIADDDVIVSTDHVPTLVIFHAEGLIGSAADARLAPLSEVPTTHRERLLETLLALLESKFNATEAALRLHVHPQTVRYRARQLEQLFGEELRDPRGCLELEMILHARLAGTRPRPSSATPPAARGTARDRGAGAVPALS; encoded by the coding sequence ATGGTGGTGCCTCATCTGGACGTTCACGCGTTCGCGGCGATCCCCTCGCGACTGGCCCGGGACCTCCGGCCCCATGTCGGTCGCGCGGTGGAGGGCGTCCTGGGCGCGCAGACCGAGGACGAGCCCGCGGGCGTCAGCGGTCACGGAACCGTGCGGGAGGTCGTCGAACAGGCGCTCCGCCACTTCTACGACCTGGTCGAGGACCCTCGCCCCGTGGTCTGGGAGCGGGTCGCCGGACACTACGCCGAGCTCGGCCGTCGCCTGGCCGACGACCCGCCGTCGGTGGACCGGATGCACCAGTTGATGTTCCGGTCGGCGCGGGCGCTGTGGCACACCCTCGACGCGCTGGTCACCGTGGACTTCGACGAGACGATGCTCGGACTGATCGCCGAGGCGCAGTTCGGGTTCATCGAGGCCTGCTCCACCGCGCTCTCCCAGGGCTACCGCTCGCAGCAGCCCGAGGACCCCGAGCTGCGCCGCCAGCGTCGCCGCAAGCTGCTGGAGCTGCTCACCGCCGACCAGCGCCCCGAGGAGTCGGTGGTCGGCGAGCTGGCCAAGCAGGCCGGCTGGCCGCTGCCGAAGGCCGCCGCCGTCGCGGTGCTGCGGCCCCGGGACGGCTACGACATGGCGCAGTCCCTGATGGTGCCGGAGGAGATGCTGGTCGGCTCCGCCAACGGGCCGTTCCTGCTGATCCCCGACCCGGACGGCCCCGGCCGCGACCGGCTGCTGCGCCCGCTGCTGCGCGACTGGATCGTGGCGGTCGGGCCGACCATGTCCCCGATGCGCGCCGCCGAGTCGCTGCGCTGGGCCAAGGACGCCATGACGCTGGCCATCCGCGGGGTCATCGCCGACGACGACGTGATCGTCAGCACCGACCACGTGCCCACCCTGGTCATCTTCCACGCCGAGGGCCTGATCGGCAGCGCCGCCGACGCCCGGCTGGCCCCCCTGAGCGAGGTCCCCACCACGCACCGCGAGCGTCTGCTGGAGACGCTGCTTGCGCTGCTGGAGAGCAAGTTCAACGCCACCGAGGCGGCCCTCCGCCTCCATGTCCACCCGCAGACGGTCCGCTACCGGGCCCGTCAACTGGAGCAGTTGTTCGGAGAAGAGCTGCGCGACCCCCGAGGCTGTCTGGAGCTGGAGATGATCCTGCACGCCAGGCTGGCGGGCACCCGCCCCAGGCCCTCCTCGGCGACGCCCCCGGCCGCGCGGGGAACGGCGCGCGACCGCGGGGCCGGTGCCGTCCCGGCGTTGTCCTAG
- a CDS encoding IclR family transcriptional regulator: MPGRIQSVERAAAILRLLASGPRQLGVVELANALRLPKGTVHGILQTLQHVGFVEQDRSGGKYRLGAALLHLGNSYLDVNELRTRALNWADALASRARESVRIGSLHDGQVLVVHHVFRPDDSLQILEVGALLPVHATALGKVLLAFDLHGQGLLDELDASGPQSFTPRTLAGGRALVEELGEVRARGWAADVEELIEGEASIAAPIYDDRTVMVGAIGISGAIERVCDEDGRPRLDLVSAVRDAARAVSRDLGARRW; this comes from the coding sequence GCGGGCGGCGGCCATCCTGCGGTTGCTCGCGTCAGGGCCTCGTCAGCTCGGCGTGGTGGAGTTGGCGAACGCGTTGCGACTGCCGAAGGGGACCGTGCACGGCATCCTGCAGACGCTGCAGCACGTGGGCTTCGTCGAGCAGGACCGCTCGGGCGGCAAGTACCGGCTGGGCGCGGCGCTGCTGCACCTGGGCAACAGCTACCTGGACGTGAACGAGCTGCGGACACGGGCGCTCAACTGGGCCGACGCCCTGGCCTCGCGCGCCCGCGAGAGCGTCCGGATCGGCTCGCTGCACGACGGGCAGGTGCTGGTCGTCCACCACGTCTTCCGGCCCGACGACAGCCTCCAGATCCTCGAGGTGGGCGCGCTGCTGCCGGTGCACGCCACCGCGCTGGGCAAGGTGCTGCTGGCCTTCGACCTCCACGGGCAGGGCCTGCTGGACGAGTTGGACGCCTCGGGCCCCCAGTCCTTCACACCCAGGACGCTGGCCGGCGGGCGCGCGCTGGTCGAGGAGCTCGGCGAGGTCAGGGCCCGCGGTTGGGCCGCCGACGTCGAGGAGTTGATCGAAGGGGAGGCGTCCATCGCCGCTCCGATCTACGATGACCGGACCGTCATGGTCGGCGCGATCGGGATCTCCGGCGCGATCGAGCGGGTCTGCGACGAGGACGGCAGGCCGCGGCTGGACCTGGTCTCCGCCGTGCGCGACGCCGCCCGCGCCGTCTCCCGCGACCTGGGCGCCCGGCGCTGGTGA